The Bos indicus isolate NIAB-ARS_2022 breed Sahiwal x Tharparkar chromosome X, NIAB-ARS_B.indTharparkar_mat_pri_1.0, whole genome shotgun sequence genome has a window encoding:
- the LOC139181499 gene encoding melanoma-associated antigen 4-like: protein MLDPNQRRPREAGPCCQSLVALGYDELIRHPDILPDFLASRSQTGDLTYVARLQVGQFPGLVGCQVEDPEKELEDPEPQSEDTSEKLISVVSPGQLSSRKQEVKQRSEARVLRSEIRGDPGSARSQGIALRIKMSELSKLEEDLQDPGEAEASLLLSPVEALPQEALKEMMANLFKFMLLKYCAKELNSKTEILNMILTDNQDHIPVVFHKVAQCLQLVFGMAVKEVYPREHIYILVPTLGLTEWREHSIFGEPRELLTHVWVWEGYLEYRQVPDSNLARYEFLWHPWAYAETRIRLVVEMSDLSKPSKTKEDLQDPGEAQGPVEVQLLGAEVGEAESPLASSEPGEGSHSACYEFLWGPQA from the exons ATGCTGGACCCCAATCAGAGGAGACCAAGGGAAGCCGGTCCCTGCTGTCAGTCCTTGGTGGCCCTGGGTTACGATGAGCTCATTAGACATCCTGACATCCTGCCAGACTTCCTGGCATCCAGGTCTCAGACTGGGGACCTCACATATGTGGCAAGGCTTCAGGTGGGCCAATTCCCAGGTCTGGTGGGGTGTCAGGTTGAGGACCCTGAGAAGGAACTAGAGGACCCTGAACCCCAATCAGAGGACACCTCAGAGAAGCTCATCTCTGTCGTCAGTCCAGGGCAATT GAGCTCCAGGAAACAGGAGGTGAAGCAGAGGTCTGAGGCCCGTGTTCTGAGGTCAGAGATCAGAGGAGATCCAGGCAGTgccaggagtcaag GCATTGCGCTCAGGATCAAGATGAGTGAGCTGAGCAAACTTGAAGAAGACCTTCAAGACCCAGGGGAGGCCGAGGCCAG TCTCCTCCTCAGCCCTGTGGAGGCCTTGCCCCAAGAAGCTCTTAAGGAGATGATGGCTAACCTGTTTAAGTTCATGCTCCTCAAGTATTGTGCCAAGGAGCTGAACTCCAAGACCGAAATACTGAATATGATCCTCACGGATAACCAGGACCACATACCTGTGGTCTTCCATAAAGTCGCCCAGTGCTTGCAGTTGGTCTTTGGCATGGCAGTGAAGGAGGTGTACCCCAGGGAGCACATCTACATCTTGGTCCCCACCCTGGGCCTCACCGAGTG GAGGGAGCACTCCATCTTTGGGGAGCCCAGGGAGCTGTTGACCCATGTGTGGGTGTGGGAGGGTTACCTGGAGTACCGGCAGGTGCCTGACAGCAACCTTGCTCGCTATGAGTTCCTGTGGCATCCCTGGGCCTATGCAGAGACCA GAATCAGGCTTGTGGTCGAGATGAGTGACCTGAGTAAGCCAAGCAAGACCAAggaagatcttcaggacccaggagaGGCTCAAGGCCCTGTGGAGGTGCAGCTCTTGGGGGCTGAGGTGGGGGAGGCTGAATCCCCCTTGGCCTCCTCTGAACCTGGGGAGGGCAGCCACTCTGCCTGCTATGAGTTCCTGTGGGGTCCGCAAGCCTAG
- the LOC139181008 gene encoding heat shock transcription factor, X-linked member 3-like codes for MASQSSHKAHTAPLAPLTCGEPAAGDPHDSSPDLNVDSGETLEKQGDQPKSPDPGLHDNLPPQGPKPEMASKEENNTFLGLSFPRKLWRIVEDEAFTSVRWNDEGDMVVIEADLFQTEVLQRRGADQIFETDSIKSFIRELNLYGFSKISPSDHSAGKKMMIYRNSNFQRDKPLLLRNIPKRKKRAVATRHSPRLHHNQCTQEVGKKVHKGTPPARRTPSRRSFVLSHLWSMGSVARRAGANHLPREQGGPSGKGTSSNTTSAPPATSGRGSTGQMPESLPEYPDYDSVMALYNTCYSLLTAALSFTAPNEAPEAEEEQGESSDHTCVLCEQVKDKPNP; via the exons ATGGCTAGTCAGAGCTCCCACAAGGCACACACAGCCCCGCTGGCCCCACTAACTTGTGGGGAGCCTGCAGCAGGGGACCCCCATGATTCCTCCCCAGATCTAAATGTTGATTCAGGAGAGACTTTGGAGAAGCAGGGTGACCAACCCAAGAGCCCAGATCCAGGTCTCCATGACAATCTGCCCCCACAGGGCCCGAAGCCAGAAATGGCCAGCAAGGAAGAGAACAACACCTTCCTTGGGCTGTCCTTCCCCAGGAAGCTCTGGAGAATCGTGGAGGATGAGGCCTTCACCTCTGTGCGCTGGAACGATGAGGGAGACATGGTGGTCATTGAGGCAGATCTCTTCCAGACAGAGGTCCTCCAGCGCAGAGGTGCAGACCAGATCTTTGAGACAGACAGCATCAAGAGCTTCATCCGTGAACTGAACCTGTATGGTTTCAGTAAAATCTCCCCTTCGGATCACTCTGCAGGGAAGAAGATGATG ATCTATCGCAACTCCAATTTTCAGAGAGACAAGCCTCTCCTCCTGCGGAACATCCCAAAGAGAAAGAAGCGAGCGGTGGCGACCAGACACTCTCCTCGACTCCACCACAACCAGTGCACCCAAGAGGTGGGCAAGAAAGTCCACAAGGGAACCCCACCTGCTCGCAGAACCCCCAGCCGGCGATCATTTGTGCTCTCTCACCTTTGGTCTATGGGCAGTGTAGCCAGGCGGGCCGGGGCAAACCATCTCCCCAGGGAGCAGGGTGGCCCCAGTGGAAAGGGCACATCCAGCAATACCACGTCTGCACCCCCAGCTACTTCTGGAAGGGGGAGTACAGGGCAAATGCCCGAGAGCCTCCCAGAGTACCCAGATTATGATTCAGTGATGGCTTTGTACAACACCTGTTACTCCCTCCTGACGGCAGCCCTTTCCTTCACGGCCCCAAACGAGGCCCctgaggcagaggaggagcagggagagtCCTCAGATCACACATGTGTACTCTGTGAGCAGGTCAAGGACAAACCCAATCCCTGA